The DNA window TTGACAAATACACCACCTCCATTTAAAAGTCTGGGGTTACAacgactttttttatttttaaagaaactaatAGTTGTATTCAGCTTAAAAATGAGCAAAACTGACATTGAAGGCATTTatcagaatttaaaatattttctacattcaaattcatcaaagaatgctgacaaAGTATCAggctttccacaaaaacattaatgctgcaataggtaacttttgtaaaaatgtatttttttttacatatttgttaaacctgtcattatgtcctgacagtagaatatgagacagataatctgtgaaaaaatcacataatctcctcccagtggtcctattgccatttgcaggaattcATCCGCTCcgggtaaaaaacaaccaatcagagctgcggtccctaacttttttttttgtgttcaagatttacaaaatgtatataataagcgagtacaccataaatccattttccaaaccgtgtttttagcttgtcctgaatcactagggtgcacctataataagtgtttatattcggactattttagacttcttcgggggcaccgcggcggagtaacccagtacctttgtgattcttcatagacgtaaacagagagaagtagttccggctacaatgtccttccgcaacacgcaagcagttctgtttatcaaccgctagagcgtcaaaagttccctaccgcaacTTTAAACTTATTATcagaataacttacattttaaaatgtatatatatttcacaacatATCTGTtgctaaacaaataaacagccttggtgagcatcagagacatctttgaaaaacatattaaaaaatcatatatatatatatatatatatatatatatattgctttaaagtgtactgtaaaaatgctgtaaaagtgtACTGTAAAAAAAGTCTTATGAAATAAGTTTGTAAACAAGATTGTAAAAGACTAATTGTTTGACCAATAATCAGactgattttgtcattttaaaaatctctctctctctctctctctctctctctctcttatttagaCATCAGCATGGCCCTGTCTTTTCTCTCCATAGCCTGGGCCACGGTAGACTATCGTCGCTGTTTACGGCAATCTCTTACTTACCTCAAGCAAATGCCTTCTGGAGTCCCAACAATCGTATATCTGTCCTACAAAATCTTTACCATAACCCCTCGAATCCTCAGCCTCACGCTCTTCATCATGCTCTCCCCCTTCAGTACTGTACCAATGGCCTGCATCTGGCTGTTGGGAACCCTCTGGGCATTCCTGGAGCAGACCAGCTTCTGCACTTCACGAGCCCTTGAACATCTTTATCGAGCCGTTGTTGGAGTTATCCTCATTTTCaccttttttaacattaaaggaCAGAACACCAGAGTTCACATGACACTGTATTACACTTTCAGCGTGTGTCACAACCTTTCGGCGCCTATTGTGTTGTTTCTGCTCAAACCAGAATCTGAACGGACCGACTACTTCCtgccaattttattttttatattagtgtCAAATTTAATGGGCCTGGGTTTTCTGGGACTCTATTACAGCCTCCTGCACCCCCGTGAACCTGGCAAAGAGGGAAAAAGAGCAGAAGGAATGGACGAAACAGATGGAATgaaaaatgagacaaaaacaacACGTTTACAGAATTTTTTGCAAATATAGTCTTGCTCATTAACTAATGAACTTGATTAAGAaaaaggtgcacacacacacacacatacacacacatatatataaatagagagagagagagagagagagagagagagagagagagagagagtgagagagagagatttatgttGGAATTGATAAAGTGTGAAGAAACTACAGtatgtttaaatgtaataacaTGTCTGAAAGCTGCTAAGGAAGGTGTTATATCTGATTTATGAAATGTTGAGGTTTCATTGAATctgtaaaaatgacaaataagcTTTCTACTGCCAATAGAGCTGTCCAGTTTACAGTCCTAAAGTGACGAATAATTACAGAACTTGTGATTTTTGTCAAAAGGGCCCGAATGGAGTATGTTTGTTAACTCCTCAAGTCAATGCAGCTGTTCACTATTGTTTAGCTTTAAGTTATAATATGCACTCTTACTTTAAGTTTGTGGTTaccgaaagttttttttttatgtgtaaatgAACATGAATTGTTTGGGTCACAAGATTTGAAATCTTTTTTAAGTATAAAAATTAATACATGCTGCTCACAATCATCCgatcaaaaatatcaaatatagtaaaattagtaatttgtgaaatgtttatacaatttaattaaaaaaaaaaatttttggttgtttttatggactttaaactactatattaatgtGCTTgcaaagcatcattactccagtcttcagtaccacatgatttttcaaaaatcattctagtTTGCTGATTTGTGCTTAAGaagcatttcttcttattattatcattgttgaaaataatagtttttgtgGATCTTACTGAACcacaacttttaaatggtagaatAATTCCTTACAAAACAAAAATCCTTGCTTCTGGTCAGTTTTCTATTAGTAGTTCAATCACTAGCACAAAAATAACACGAGATGGCACTGTTGTTCTACAAAAATCTTTTGAATTAAGTAACTACTGCCTTATCCAACAGGAGATTTTATCTGCTTCATGGAGACTTGTTAAATCATGAGCTGAGATTTAAAACTTtgacactttagaataggtaacacttattagttgcttattagcatgcatattacaagaatattagccatgtattagtgctaattaagaacaaaTGAATGCctttattctacttgaccttattctaaaTCTCTAATCTTACctaatacctaaacctaacaactaccttactaactattaataagcagaaaattaagaatttattgagagaaattacatagttaatagttaacaagtgtattttttttgcaataaaataattacttttttatttggcAGCCTTCTATGATACCAGGTAAAAACAAAACAGCTGGGAACAAAAACATTGAATTGtgcatacattttacatatactGGGATTGTAATTAACACTGGCAATTTATTGCAACATTAGTTTATAAATGTCCTTCACATTAATATGTATGTCTGACTAAAGCATAAAGATATGTGAACTGTGACCCTCATAATCTCTACAGGGACCGAGAAAGGCTGAGAGATCATGCAGATTGTCTGTTTCAGAGCTAATTGAAAGATAATAAACCAATCCAATTGTGTTTTGAATACCAGCAAAATATTGTGCAAGCTGGTGGAGTGAGGCGAGattgaaagaagaagaaaaaagagctaatataaagagagagaggaggcAGATAGAGAAGCGGTCACAGCATTTCCTCAGTGTGCTGTTCAGCGGACATCTGTGCTGAGGCGGTGAGCTCACCATGCAGACTGCAGATTTATTCAACGGTAGTAGCCTTTCAAACAAACATGAGTACTGCTCTGCAGGCTACAGGCCTTCTTTCATTTTCtcatgtatacatacacacatacagtggcCCTGACAGGTATTTGGACATTTTTCGGACGTTTAATTTACAcagtggcaaaaaaataaaaaaataaaaagacaataactggcatctgcaaacaaatgatgcTTGACGTTTTCTCACCATTGATTCTTATCTTTCTTCTAGTTTTAACCAATGTAATtcatacataaaacatttaattgtatttgtacTGTCCTGCCATTTACGGGACTCGTGTTTTGCTCTTAAAGTGtctaaaaagtcatttaaaagttATAGAGACCTCAAAATTGGTGTGATGGT is part of the Carassius gibelio isolate Cgi1373 ecotype wild population from Czech Republic chromosome B24, carGib1.2-hapl.c, whole genome shotgun sequence genome and encodes:
- the LOC128013431 gene encoding XK-related protein 9, producing MKSGEKFTWFRWLSTVFGIIFHLGDTGSDFMLSVQYFRSGHLIWATLTLVFVLAGSVCIQAFSYAWFKDDKKNYKDDEGLSTCHLIGIHVLQIGIFTRYIHLLKKSFKALRSGQEEQLQIFGLAADLSMLRMFETFLESIPQLILQAYIILEHNHRSNLQYISMALSFLSIAWATVDYRRCLRQSLTYLKQMPSGVPTIVYLSYKIFTITPRILSLTLFIMLSPFSTVPMACIWLLGTLWAFLEQTSFCTSRALEHLYRAVVGVILIFTFFNIKGQNTRVHMTLYYTFSVCHNLSAPIVLFLLKPESERTDYFLPILFFILVSNLMGLGFLGLYYSLLHPREPGKEGKRAEGMDETDGMKNETKTTRLQNFLQI